The Streptococcus oralis DNA window ACACACAAAACAGTGTTAGAAAACGTGACACTAGCGCCCATAAAAGTTCTAGGAATTGATAAAAAAGAAGCTGAAAAAACAGCCCAAAAATATCTGGAATTTGTAAACATGTGGGACAAGAAAGATTCCTATCCATCCATGCTATCTGGTGGACAAAAACAACGGATTGCCATCGCACGCGGCCTCGCTATGCGTCCGGAACTCCTCCTCTTTGATGAGCCAACATCTGCTCTTGATCCTGAGACTATCGGTGATGTACTAGCAGTTATGCAAAAACTAGCGCATGACGGGATGAACATGATCATCGTTACCCACGAAATGGGCTTTGCCCGTGAAGTTGCGGACCGCATTATCTTTATGGCTGACGGAGAAGTGTTGGTGGATACGACAGACGTCGATGACTTTTTCGACAATCCAAGCGAACCTCGTGCCCAACAATTCCTCAGCAAAATTATCAACCACGAAAGTGACAAAGTCAAATAAGGAGGCGCCTATGAAAAAGAAATTCTTTTTATCAGCATTATTGATTATCCTTTTCGGCCTTGCTGCTGCCAAACCAGTCCAAGCCGATACCAGCGTCGCAGACATTCAAAAAAGAGGCGAACTAGTTGTCGGTGTCAAACAAGACGTTCCCAATTTTGGTTACAAGGACCCCAAGACAGGGACTTACTCTGGTATCGAAACGGACCTGGCCAAGATGATTGCAGACGAACTCAAGGTCAAGATTCGCTACGTTCCTGTTACCGCTCAAACACGTGGACCACTCCTAGACAATGAACAGGTCGATTTGGATATCGCGACATTTACCATCACGGAAGAACGTAAAAAACTCTACAACTTCACCAGTCCCTACTATACGGACGCTTCTGGTTTTTTGGTCAATAAATCTGCCAATATCAAAAGCCTTGAAGACCTAAATGGCAAAACCATCGGGGTTGCCCAAGGCTCTATCACCCAACGCTTAATTACCGAACTGGGTAAAAAGAAAGGTCTAACCTTTAAATTCGTCGAACTTGGTTCCTACCCAGAATTGATTACTTCCCTTCACGCTCACCGTATTGATGCCTTTTCCGTGGACCGCTCTATCCTGTCTGGCTACATCAGCAAACGGACAGAACTACTAGATGATAGTTTCAAACCATCTGACTACGGTATCGTCACCAAGAAATCAAATACCGAGCTAAACGACTATCTTAATACCTTGGTCACTAAATGGAGCAAGGATGGTAGTTTGCAGAAACTCTATGACCGTTACAAGCTCAAACCATCTAGCCATACCGCAGATTAAGGAGGACACCCCATGACAGATTTATCATCTTGGACAGCCTATTTTCAGGATTTTGGACAATTTTTCAATGGTTTCCTCTTCACCCTTGCCCTAGCAATTGGATCCTTTATCCTAGCTATTGTCTTAGGAATCATCTTTGGAGTCCTATCAACTAGCAAACATCAAATTTTAAGGATTTTGGCTCGTATCTTTGTCGAATTTTACCAAAACACTCCCCTATTGGTGCAGTTTGTCATCGTCTTTTATGGTTTGCCTCTTATCAGTGACCACACCATCATGATTCCGATTTATTGGACAGCTGTTCTCTGCGTGGGACTCTATCACGGCGCTTATATCGCTGAGGTTATTCGTTCAGGGATTCAATCTATCCCTAGCGGTCAGATGGAGGCCGCCCTGTCGCAAGGTTTTACTTATATCAGTGCCATGCGCTTGATTATCTTGCCTCAAGCCTTCCGTATCATTCTCCCTCCATTGACCAACCAAATCGTCAACCTCATCAAGAACACCTCTACCACTGCCATCATCTCTGGAGTAGACTTGATGTTTGTGACCAAATCTTGGTCGGCTCTCAACGGAAACTATATTCCAGCCTTTTTAGGCGCTGCTCTTCTCTACTTTGCCCTATGCTTCCCTGTTGCCCAGTTTGGTCGCAAGATGGAGCAAGC harbors:
- a CDS encoding amino acid ABC transporter ATP-binding protein, translating into MALVEFKNVEKYYGDYHALRDINLRFEKGQVVVLLGPSGSGKSTLIRTINGLEAVDKGSLLVNGHQVAGASQKDLVPLRKEVGMVFQHFNLYTHKTVLENVTLAPIKVLGIDKKEAEKTAQKYLEFVNMWDKKDSYPSMLSGGQKQRIAIARGLAMRPELLLFDEPTSALDPETIGDVLAVMQKLAHDGMNMIIVTHEMGFAREVADRIIFMADGEVLVDTTDVDDFFDNPSEPRAQQFLSKIINHESDKVK
- a CDS encoding transporter substrate-binding domain-containing protein, which codes for MKKKFFLSALLIILFGLAAAKPVQADTSVADIQKRGELVVGVKQDVPNFGYKDPKTGTYSGIETDLAKMIADELKVKIRYVPVTAQTRGPLLDNEQVDLDIATFTITEERKKLYNFTSPYYTDASGFLVNKSANIKSLEDLNGKTIGVAQGSITQRLITELGKKKGLTFKFVELGSYPELITSLHAHRIDAFSVDRSILSGYISKRTELLDDSFKPSDYGIVTKKSNTELNDYLNTLVTKWSKDGSLQKLYDRYKLKPSSHTAD
- a CDS encoding amino acid ABC transporter permease, which produces MTDLSSWTAYFQDFGQFFNGFLFTLALAIGSFILAIVLGIIFGVLSTSKHQILRILARIFVEFYQNTPLLVQFVIVFYGLPLISDHTIMIPIYWTAVLCVGLYHGAYIAEVIRSGIQSIPSGQMEAALSQGFTYISAMRLIILPQAFRIILPPLTNQIVNLIKNTSTTAIISGVDLMFVTKSWSALNGNYIPAFLGAALLYFALCFPVAQFGRKMEQANKKAYSL